A part of Streptomyces sp. NBC_00557 genomic DNA contains:
- a CDS encoding ubiquitin-like protein Pup, producing MATKDTGGGQQKATRATEEVEEQAQEAQASEDLKERHEKLSDDVDSVLDEIDDVLEENAEDFVRSFVQKGGQ from the coding sequence ATGGCAACCAAGGACACCGGCGGCGGCCAGCAGAAGGCCACGCGCGCGACCGAGGAGGTCGAGGAGCAGGCGCAGGAAGCGCAGGCCTCGGAGGACCTCAAGGAGCGACACGAGAAGCTGAGCGACGACGTGGACTCCGTCCTGGACGAGATCGACGACGTCTTGGAGGAGAACGCAGAGGACTTCGTGAGGTCCTTCGTTCAAAAGGGTGGACAGTAG
- the dop gene encoding depupylase/deamidase Dop: protein MTVRRVMGIETEYGISVPGHPNANAMLTSSQIVNAYAAAMHRARRARWDFEEENPLRDARGFDLAREAADASQLTDEDIGLANVILTNGARLYVDHAHPEYSAPEVTNPRDAVLWDKAGERIMAEAAERAAQLPGAQPIHLYKNNTDNKGASYGTHENYLMKRETPFSDIVRHLTPFFVSRQVFAGAGRVGIGQDGHEHGFQLSQRADYFEVEVGLETTLKRPIINTRDEPHADAEKYRRLHVIIGDANLSEISTYLKLGTTSLVLSMIEDGFIAVDLAVDQPVRTLHQVSHDPSLKRLVTLRSGRTLTAVQLQMEYYELSRKYVEERYGEDADEQTKDILTRWEDTLTRLENDPMSLAGELDWVAKRELMEGYRRRDNLDWDAARLHLVDLQYADVRPEKGLYNRLAARGRMKRLLDEADVERAMRKPPEDTRAYFRGRCLEQYADDVAAASWDSVIFDLPGRDSLQRVPTLEPLRGTRNHVKELLDRCRTAEDLVRVLSGG, encoded by the coding sequence ATGACCGTACGGCGAGTAATGGGCATCGAGACGGAGTACGGGATCTCCGTCCCCGGCCACCCCAACGCCAATGCCATGCTCACCTCGTCCCAGATCGTCAACGCCTACGCGGCGGCGATGCACCGGGCCCGCCGGGCCCGCTGGGACTTCGAGGAAGAGAACCCGCTACGCGACGCGCGAGGCTTCGACCTCGCCCGGGAGGCCGCCGACGCCAGCCAGCTCACCGACGAGGACATCGGCCTCGCCAACGTCATCCTGACCAACGGAGCACGGCTCTACGTCGACCACGCCCACCCCGAATACAGCGCCCCCGAGGTCACCAACCCCCGCGACGCCGTCCTCTGGGACAAGGCCGGGGAACGCATCATGGCCGAGGCCGCCGAACGCGCCGCCCAGCTCCCCGGCGCCCAGCCCATCCACCTGTACAAGAACAACACCGACAACAAGGGCGCCAGCTACGGCACGCACGAGAACTACCTGATGAAGCGGGAGACCCCCTTCTCGGACATCGTGCGCCACCTGACCCCCTTCTTCGTCTCCCGCCAGGTCTTCGCCGGCGCCGGCCGCGTCGGCATCGGCCAGGACGGCCACGAACACGGCTTCCAGCTCAGCCAGCGCGCCGACTACTTCGAAGTCGAGGTGGGCCTCGAGACCACCCTCAAACGGCCCATCATCAACACCCGGGACGAACCCCACGCCGACGCGGAGAAGTACCGCCGCCTGCATGTGATCATCGGCGACGCGAACCTCTCGGAGATCTCCACCTACCTCAAGCTGGGCACGACCAGCCTGGTCCTGTCCATGATCGAGGACGGCTTCATCGCGGTCGACCTCGCCGTCGACCAGCCCGTGCGCACCCTGCACCAGGTCTCCCACGACCCGTCGCTCAAGCGCCTGGTCACCCTCCGCAGCGGACGCACCCTGACCGCGGTGCAGCTCCAGATGGAGTACTACGAGCTGTCCCGCAAGTACGTCGAGGAACGCTACGGCGAGGACGCCGACGAGCAGACCAAGGACATCCTCACCCGCTGGGAGGACACCCTCACCCGGCTCGAGAACGACCCCATGAGCCTGGCCGGCGAGCTCGACTGGGTCGCCAAGCGCGAACTCATGGAGGGCTACCGCCGCCGCGACAACCTCGACTGGGACGCCGCCCGGCTCCACCTCGTCGACCTGCAGTACGCCGACGTACGCCCCGAGAAGGGCCTGTACAACCGCCTCGCCGCCCGCGGCCGCATGAAGCGGCTCCTGGACGAGGCGGACGTCGAGCGGGCCATGAGGAAGCCGCCGGAGGACACCCGGGCCTACTTCCGCGGGCGCTGCCTGGAGCAGTACGCCGACGACGTCGCTGCGGCGAGCTGGGACTCGGTGATCTTCGACCTGCCCGGCCGGGACTCGCTGCAGCGCGTTCCAACCCTGGAACCGCTACGCGGAACGCGAAATCACGTCAAGGAGCTGCTGGACCGCTGCCGCACCGCGGAAGACCTGGTCAGGGTCCTGTCCGGCGGGTGA
- the pafA gene encoding Pup--protein ligase: MDRRIFGLENEYGVTCTFRGQRRLSPDEVARYLFRRVVSWGRSSNVFLRNGARLYLDVGSHPEYATPECDNVIELVTHDKAGERILEGLLVDAERRLHEEGIAGDVYLFKNNTDSAGNSYGCHENYLVARHGEFSRLADILIPFLVTRQLLCGAGKVLQTPRGAVYCVSQRAEHIWEGVSSATTRSRPIINTRDEPHADAERYRRLHVIVGDSNMSETTMLLKVGATDLVLRMIEAGTVMRDLTLENPIRAIREVSHDITGRRKVRLASGREASALEVQREYFDKAVDFCDRRGIRTGTVAQVLELWGRTLDAIETEELDRIATEIDWVMKYKLIERYRSKNNMTMSHPRVAQIDLAYHDIHRRRGLYYLLEKKGQAARVCNDLKIFEGKSVPPQTTRARLRGDFIRRAQEQRRDFTVDWVHLKLNDQAQRTVLCKDPFRSVDDRVEKLIAGM; the protein is encoded by the coding sequence ATGGACCGCCGCATTTTCGGGCTGGAGAACGAGTACGGCGTCACGTGCACGTTCAGGGGACAGCGGCGCCTGTCTCCTGACGAGGTGGCGCGGTACCTCTTCCGCCGTGTCGTGTCATGGGGCCGCAGCAGCAATGTCTTTCTGCGAAACGGCGCCCGGTTGTATCTCGACGTGGGCTCACATCCGGAATACGCGACACCCGAGTGTGACAATGTGATCGAACTGGTCACCCACGACAAGGCCGGCGAGCGCATTCTCGAAGGACTCCTGGTGGACGCGGAACGACGCCTGCACGAGGAGGGAATCGCGGGCGACGTCTACCTGTTCAAGAACAACACGGACTCGGCGGGCAACTCCTACGGCTGTCACGAGAACTATCTGGTGGCGCGGCACGGGGAGTTCTCGCGGCTCGCGGACATCCTGATCCCGTTCCTGGTCACACGGCAGCTGCTGTGCGGCGCGGGGAAGGTGCTGCAGACGCCGCGTGGCGCGGTGTACTGCGTGAGTCAGCGGGCGGAGCACATCTGGGAGGGTGTGTCCTCGGCGACGACCCGTTCGAGGCCGATCATCAACACGCGTGACGAGCCGCACGCGGACGCGGAGCGTTACCGCCGGCTGCATGTCATCGTCGGTGACTCCAACATGTCCGAGACGACGATGCTGCTGAAGGTCGGCGCGACGGATCTGGTGCTGCGCATGATCGAGGCGGGCACGGTGATGCGCGACCTGACGCTGGAGAACCCGATCCGGGCGATCCGCGAGGTCAGCCACGACATCACCGGGCGGCGCAAGGTGCGGCTGGCGAGCGGCCGCGAGGCCTCCGCGCTGGAGGTGCAGCGGGAGTACTTCGACAAGGCCGTGGACTTCTGCGACCGCCGCGGGATCCGCACGGGCACGGTCGCGCAGGTCCTGGAGCTGTGGGGCCGGACGCTGGACGCGATCGAGACCGAGGAGCTGGACCGGATCGCCACCGAGATCGACTGGGTGATGAAGTACAAGCTCATCGAGCGGTACCGGTCGAAGAACAACATGACGATGTCGCATCCGCGGGTCGCGCAGATAGACCTCGCCTACCACGACATCCACCGTCGTCGTGGCCTGTACTACCTGCTGGAGAAGAAGGGTCAGGCGGCCCGGGTCTGCAACGACTTGAAGATCTTCGAGGGCAAGTCCGTTCCGCCGCAGACGACTCGGGCGCGGCTGCGCGGTGACTTCATCCGGCGGGCACAGGAACAGCGCAGGGACTTCACGGTCGACTGGGTGCATCTGAAGCTCAACGACCAGGCGCAGCGCACCGTGTTGTGCAAGGACCCGTTCCGTTCGGTGGACGACCGGGTGGAGAAGCTGATCGCCGGAATGTAG
- a CDS encoding ferredoxin: MTVQQEAPGGEALEVWIDQDLCTGDGICAQYAPEVFELDIDGLAYVKGADEELLQAPGATAPVPLPLLADVVDSARECPGECIHVRRVSDRVEVYGPDAE, from the coding sequence GTGACCGTGCAGCAGGAGGCCCCGGGCGGGGAGGCGCTGGAGGTCTGGATCGACCAGGATCTGTGTACCGGCGACGGGATCTGCGCCCAGTACGCCCCTGAGGTGTTCGAGCTGGACATCGACGGGCTGGCCTATGTGAAGGGCGCGGACGAGGAGCTGTTGCAGGCTCCGGGTGCGACGGCGCCGGTGCCGCTGCCGTTGCTGGCGGATGTGGTGGACTCGGCGCGGGAGTGTCCCGGCGAGTGCATTCATGTGCGGCGGGTTTCGGACAGGGTCGAGGTGTACGGGCCCGACGCGGAGTGA
- a CDS encoding tRNA (adenine-N1)-methyltransferase, protein MSEPTGAARRRGPFKVGDQVQLTDPKGRHYTFTLEAGKNFHTHKGSFPHDELIGAPEGSVVRTTGNVAYLALRPLLPDYVLSMPRGAAVVYPKDAGQILAFADIFPGARVVEAGVGSGSLSSFLLRAIGDQGMLHSYERREDFAEIAKQNVERYFGGPHPAWQLTVGDLQDNLSDTDVDRVILDMLAPWECLEAVSKALVPGGILCCYVATTTQLARTVESIREIGCFNEPTAWETMIRNWHIEGLAVRPDHRMIGHTGFLLTARRLADGVEPPMRRRRPAKGAYGEDYAGPNADGGTGR, encoded by the coding sequence ATGTCCGAACCGACCGGTGCCGCCCGCAGGCGCGGGCCCTTCAAGGTCGGGGACCAGGTACAGCTGACCGACCCCAAGGGTCGCCACTACACGTTCACGCTCGAAGCCGGGAAGAACTTCCACACCCACAAGGGTTCCTTCCCGCACGACGAACTGATCGGCGCTCCCGAGGGCAGCGTTGTCCGCACCACCGGCAACGTCGCCTACCTCGCGCTGCGCCCCCTGCTCCCCGACTACGTCCTGTCCATGCCCCGCGGGGCGGCCGTCGTCTACCCGAAGGACGCGGGGCAGATCCTCGCCTTCGCCGACATCTTCCCCGGCGCGCGCGTCGTGGAGGCCGGCGTCGGCTCCGGCTCGCTCAGCAGCTTCCTGCTGCGCGCCATCGGCGACCAGGGCATGCTGCACTCCTACGAGCGCCGCGAGGACTTCGCCGAGATCGCCAAGCAGAACGTGGAGCGCTACTTCGGCGGCCCCCACCCGGCCTGGCAGCTCACCGTCGGCGACCTCCAGGACAACCTGTCCGACACCGACGTCGACCGCGTCATCCTCGACATGCTCGCCCCCTGGGAATGCCTGGAAGCCGTCTCCAAGGCACTCGTCCCCGGCGGCATCCTCTGCTGCTACGTGGCCACCACCACCCAGCTCGCCCGGACCGTGGAGTCCATCCGGGAGATCGGCTGCTTCAACGAGCCGACCGCCTGGGAGACCATGATCCGCAACTGGCACATCGAGGGCCTCGCCGTCCGCCCGGACCACCGGATGATCGGCCACACCGGCTTCCTGCTCACCGCCCGCCGCCTCGCCGACGGCGTCGAGCCCCCCATGCGTCGCCGCCGCCCCGCCAAGGGCGCCTACGGCGAGGACTACGCCGGCCCCAACGCCGACGGCGGCACCGGCCGCTGA
- a CDS encoding endonuclease VII domain-containing protein, translating to MNSGGSEKCSACQEMLPVSAFAANRSRPDGLQTNCRECAAEYYRRRQEARGKAVRARVDVPDGHKLCLKCGEVKPWSEWHRNATASDGLSTRCKACRAAEGRANHLKRSYGLTEAGRDAMVAAQYGLCAICLAAPPAHVDHCHKTGRVRGVLCFNCNSAIGKLRDDPEAARRAAAYLEGTLWKPTLVAPGVYQLPS from the coding sequence ATGAACAGCGGGGGGTCGGAGAAGTGCTCGGCATGCCAGGAGATGCTTCCGGTCAGCGCATTCGCGGCGAACAGGTCGAGGCCAGACGGTCTGCAGACCAATTGCCGTGAGTGCGCAGCCGAGTATTACCGGCGCCGACAGGAGGCCCGGGGCAAGGCGGTCCGTGCACGGGTGGACGTGCCCGATGGGCACAAGCTCTGTCTGAAGTGTGGCGAGGTCAAGCCGTGGAGTGAGTGGCATCGAAATGCGACCGCCTCGGATGGCCTCTCGACACGGTGCAAGGCGTGCCGTGCTGCAGAAGGCCGAGCGAATCACCTGAAGCGAAGCTACGGCCTCACCGAAGCCGGGCGCGACGCGATGGTCGCCGCTCAGTACGGGCTCTGCGCGATCTGTCTGGCCGCTCCACCCGCGCATGTGGATCACTGCCACAAGACGGGTAGGGTCCGTGGCGTACTGTGCTTCAACTGCAATTCGGCCATCGGCAAGTTGCGTGACGACCCCGAGGCCGCACGCCGAGCCGCCGCCTATCTGGAAGGAACCTTGTGGAAGCCAACACTCGTGGCACCGGGCGTCTACCAGCTGCCTTCCTGA
- the prcB gene encoding proteasome subunit beta, whose product MEANTRGTGRLPAAFLTPGSSSFMDFLSEHQPELLPGNRQLPPTQGVIEAPHGTTIVAVTFPGGVVLAGDRRATMGNVIAQRDIEKVFPADEYSAVGIAGTAGLAVEMVKLFQLELEHFEKVEGAQLSLEGKANRLSTMIRSNLGMAMQGLAVVPLFAGYDLDREKGRIFSYDVTGGRSEEQNFAATGSGSIFARGAMKKLFRDDLTEEQATTLVVQALYDAADDDSATGGPDVARRIYPIITVITEDGFRRLTEDEASELSRAVLQGRLEEPDGPKAALL is encoded by the coding sequence GTGGAAGCCAACACTCGTGGCACCGGGCGTCTACCAGCTGCCTTCCTGACGCCAGGGTCTTCCTCCTTCATGGACTTCCTCTCCGAGCACCAGCCCGAGCTGCTGCCCGGCAACCGGCAGCTGCCGCCCACGCAGGGTGTGATCGAGGCGCCGCACGGGACGACGATCGTCGCCGTGACGTTCCCGGGAGGCGTCGTGCTGGCGGGTGACCGTCGGGCCACCATGGGCAATGTCATCGCTCAGCGGGACATCGAGAAGGTGTTCCCGGCGGACGAGTACTCGGCCGTCGGCATCGCCGGCACCGCCGGTCTCGCGGTGGAGATGGTCAAGCTCTTCCAGCTGGAGCTGGAGCACTTCGAGAAGGTCGAGGGCGCTCAGCTGTCGCTGGAGGGCAAGGCGAACCGGCTGTCCACCATGATCCGTTCCAACCTCGGCATGGCCATGCAGGGCCTGGCGGTGGTCCCCCTGTTCGCGGGGTACGACCTGGACCGCGAGAAGGGGCGGATCTTCTCGTACGACGTGACGGGCGGCCGCTCGGAGGAGCAGAACTTCGCGGCGACGGGTTCGGGCTCGATCTTCGCGCGCGGTGCGATGAAGAAGCTGTTCCGTGACGATCTGACCGAGGAGCAGGCGACCACGCTGGTGGTGCAGGCTCTGTATGACGCGGCTGACGACGACTCGGCGACCGGTGGTCCCGATGTCGCCCGCCGGATCTACCCGATCATCACCGTGATCACCGAGGACGGGTTCCGCCGGCTGACGGAGGACGAGGCCTCCGAGCTGTCCCGTGCGGTGCTGCAGGGGCGGCTGGAGGAGCCGGACGGCCCGAAGGCGGCCCTGCTCTGA
- the prcA gene encoding proteasome subunit alpha, with amino-acid sequence MSTPFYVSPQQAMADRAEYARKGIARGRSLVVLQYADGIVFVGENPSRALHKFSEIYDRIGFAAAGKYNEYENLRIGGVRYADLRGYTYDRDDVTARGLANVYAQTLGTIFSSAAEKPYEVELVVAEVGETPAGDQIYRLPHDGSIVDEHGSVAVGGNAEQISSFLDQRHRDGMSLAEALKLAVQALSRDTNGSEREIPAERLEVAVLDRTRPQRRKFKRIVGRQLSRLLAADGAATEAESAEEDGSEEE; translated from the coding sequence GTGTCGACGCCGTTCTATGTCTCACCTCAGCAGGCCATGGCCGACCGGGCGGAGTACGCCCGCAAGGGCATCGCGCGTGGCCGGAGCCTGGTCGTGCTGCAGTACGCCGACGGCATTGTGTTCGTCGGTGAGAACCCGTCCCGTGCGCTGCACAAGTTCAGCGAGATCTATGACCGGATCGGTTTCGCGGCCGCCGGCAAGTACAACGAGTACGAGAATCTGCGGATCGGCGGTGTGCGGTACGCCGATCTGCGGGGTTACACCTATGACCGTGACGATGTGACCGCCCGGGGCCTGGCGAACGTGTACGCCCAGACGCTGGGCACGATCTTCTCCTCGGCGGCCGAGAAGCCGTACGAGGTGGAGCTGGTCGTCGCCGAGGTGGGGGAGACGCCGGCGGGTGACCAGATCTACCGGCTGCCGCATGACGGTTCGATCGTGGACGAGCACGGTTCGGTCGCCGTGGGTGGCAATGCCGAGCAGATCAGCAGTTTCCTCGACCAGCGGCATCGCGACGGCATGAGCCTGGCGGAGGCGCTCAAGCTGGCGGTGCAGGCGCTGTCGCGGGACACCAACGGCAGCGAGCGGGAGATCCCCGCGGAGCGTCTCGAGGTGGCGGTGCTGGACCGTACGCGTCCGCAGCGGCGCAAGTTCAAGCGGATCGTGGGCCGTCAGCTCTCGCGTCTGCTGGCGGCGGACGGTGCGGCCACGGAGGCGGAGAGTGCCGAGGAGGACGGTTCCGAGGAGGAGTGA
- a CDS encoding LacI family DNA-binding transcriptional regulator, with protein MARSSTRPTSRDVARAAGVSQAAVSLVLGGKWRGRVSEATAARVRDAARDLGYRPNLAARNLRLGHTRTVLLVVPALTTEFFAGVYTGAARVAADHGFGVVLYPSPEGVGPARDPFASAQAALDGVIASSMAADALTAIRGDQLPLVMLDSDPHGSLGAATVNLDITDGIRQVTEHLTALGHRRILHLAADVPSWTFEIRARELAARIAAVPGAEVRTARAPISIDGARTATETALTTPGPRPTAIVCDDDKLAAGAYKALRRLGLRIPDDISVTGVDDLGLATAIDPELTTVRLDAERFGERGMHALLAVLDGREPDSGDIPVQLVVRGSTAPPPAS; from the coding sequence GTGGCACGCAGCAGCACCCGCCCGACCAGCCGCGACGTCGCCCGGGCGGCCGGAGTCTCCCAGGCCGCCGTCTCCCTCGTCCTCGGCGGCAAATGGCGCGGCCGCGTCTCCGAGGCCACCGCCGCACGCGTCCGCGACGCCGCACGGGACCTCGGCTACCGGCCCAACCTCGCCGCCCGCAACCTGCGCCTCGGCCACACCCGCACCGTCCTGCTCGTCGTCCCCGCCCTCACGACCGAGTTCTTCGCCGGCGTCTACACCGGCGCCGCCCGCGTCGCCGCCGACCACGGCTTCGGCGTCGTCCTGTACCCCTCCCCCGAAGGCGTCGGCCCCGCCCGCGACCCCTTCGCCTCCGCACAGGCCGCCCTCGACGGCGTCATCGCCTCCTCCATGGCCGCCGACGCCCTCACCGCCATCCGCGGCGACCAGCTCCCCCTCGTCATGCTCGACAGCGACCCCCACGGCAGCCTCGGCGCCGCCACCGTCAACCTCGACATCACCGACGGCATCCGCCAGGTCACCGAGCACCTGACCGCCCTCGGCCACCGCCGCATCCTCCACCTGGCCGCCGACGTCCCCTCCTGGACCTTCGAGATCCGGGCGAGAGAACTGGCGGCACGCATCGCGGCCGTACCCGGCGCGGAAGTCCGTACCGCCCGGGCCCCGATCTCCATCGACGGCGCCCGCACCGCCACCGAGACCGCGCTCACCACACCCGGGCCCCGGCCCACCGCCATCGTCTGCGACGACGACAAACTCGCCGCCGGCGCCTACAAGGCCCTCCGCCGCCTCGGCCTGCGCATCCCCGACGACATCTCCGTCACCGGCGTCGACGACCTCGGCCTCGCCACCGCCATCGACCCCGAACTGACCACCGTACGGCTCGACGCCGAGCGCTTCGGCGAACGCGGCATGCACGCCCTCCTCGCCGTCCTGGACGGCCGCGAACCCGACAGCGGGGACATCCCGGTCCAACTGGTCGTCCGCGGCTCCACGGCGCCTCCACCGGCCTCCTAG
- the arc gene encoding proteasome ATPase, with product MAAHDDDMNRGIRPGRGSDDPAGQIAYLEQEIAVLRRKLADSPRHTRILEERIVELQTNLAGVSAQNERLANTLREARDQIVALKEEVDRLAQPPAGFGVFLQANEDGTADIFTGGRKLRVNVSPSVDLDDLRRGQEVMLNEALNVVDAMEFERVGDIVTLKEILEDGERALVLGHTDEERVVRLAEPLLGTTIRAGDALLLEPRSGYVYEVVPKSEVEELVLEEVPDIGYDQIGGLGNQIEAIRDAVELPYLYPDLFKEHELRPPKGVLLYGPPGCGKTLIAKAVANSLAKKVAEVTGQAAGKSFFLNIKGPELLNKYVGETERQIRLVFQRAREKASEGTPVIVFFDEMESLFRTRGSGVSSDVENTIVPQLLAEIDGVEGLQNVVVIGASNREDMIDPAILRPGRLDVKIKIERPDAEAAKDIFGKYLTERLPLHADDLAEHGGDKSATVQGMIQTAVEQMYAESEENRFLEVTYANGDKEVLYFKDFNSGAMIENIVGRAKKMAIKDFLEKNQKGLRVSHLLQACVDEFKENEDLPNTTNPDDWARISGKKGERIVYIRTLITGKQGADTGRSIDTVANTGQYL from the coding sequence GTGGCAGCCCACGACGACGACATGAACCGCGGCATCCGCCCGGGACGAGGGTCCGACGACCCGGCCGGGCAGATCGCCTACCTTGAGCAGGAGATCGCCGTCCTGCGACGCAAGCTCGCCGACTCTCCGCGACACACGAGGATTCTCGAGGAGCGGATCGTCGAGCTGCAGACCAACCTGGCCGGCGTGTCCGCCCAGAACGAACGGCTGGCCAACACCCTCCGCGAGGCCCGCGACCAGATCGTGGCCCTCAAGGAAGAGGTGGACCGGCTCGCCCAGCCGCCGGCCGGCTTCGGCGTCTTCCTGCAAGCCAACGAAGACGGCACCGCCGACATCTTCACCGGCGGCCGCAAGCTCCGGGTGAACGTCAGCCCGAGCGTCGACCTCGACGACCTGCGGCGCGGCCAGGAAGTCATGCTCAACGAAGCGCTCAACGTGGTCGACGCCATGGAGTTCGAGCGCGTCGGCGACATCGTCACCCTCAAGGAGATCCTCGAGGACGGCGAGCGCGCCCTCGTACTGGGGCACACCGACGAGGAGCGGGTCGTACGGCTCGCCGAGCCCCTGCTCGGCACCACCATCCGCGCCGGCGACGCCCTCCTGCTCGAACCCCGCTCGGGGTACGTCTACGAGGTCGTCCCCAAGAGCGAGGTCGAGGAACTGGTCCTCGAAGAGGTCCCCGACATCGGCTACGACCAGATCGGCGGCCTCGGCAACCAGATCGAGGCCATCCGGGACGCGGTCGAGCTGCCGTACCTCTACCCGGACCTCTTCAAGGAGCACGAGCTGCGCCCGCCCAAGGGCGTCCTGCTCTACGGCCCCCCCGGCTGCGGCAAGACGCTCATCGCCAAGGCCGTCGCGAACTCGCTGGCCAAGAAGGTCGCCGAGGTCACCGGCCAGGCCGCCGGCAAGAGCTTCTTCCTCAACATCAAGGGCCCCGAGCTGCTCAACAAGTACGTCGGCGAGACCGAGCGGCAGATCCGCCTGGTCTTCCAGCGTGCCCGTGAGAAGGCCAGCGAGGGCACACCCGTGATCGTCTTCTTCGACGAGATGGAGTCCCTCTTCCGCACCCGCGGCTCCGGCGTCAGCTCGGACGTGGAGAACACCATCGTCCCGCAGCTGCTCGCCGAGATCGACGGCGTGGAGGGCCTGCAGAACGTGGTCGTCATCGGCGCCTCCAACCGCGAGGACATGATCGACCCCGCCATCCTGCGCCCCGGCCGGCTCGACGTGAAGATCAAGATCGAGCGTCCCGACGCCGAGGCCGCCAAGGACATCTTCGGCAAGTACCTCACCGAGCGTCTCCCGCTGCACGCCGACGACCTCGCGGAACACGGCGGAGACAAGAGCGCGACGGTCCAGGGCATGATCCAGACCGCCGTCGAGCAGATGTACGCCGAATCCGAGGAGAACCGCTTCCTGGAAGTCACCTACGCCAACGGCGACAAGGAAGTCCTCTACTTCAAGGACTTCAACTCCGGCGCCATGATCGAGAACATCGTGGGCCGCGCCAAGAAGATGGCGATCAAGGACTTCCTCGAGAAGAACCAGAAGGGCCTCCGCGTCTCCCACCTCCTCCAGGCCTGCGTGGACGAGTTCAAGGAGAACGAAGACCTGCCCAACACCACCAACCCGGACGACTGGGCCCGGATCTCCGGAAAGAAGGGCGAACGGATCGTCTACATCCGCACCCTCATCACCGGAAAGCAGGGCGCGGACACCGGACGCTCCATCGACACGGTGGCGAACACCGGTCAGTACCTGTAA
- a CDS encoding MFS transporter encodes MATGYLEVLRARHALRLLTGTLVGRLPNATAAIALVLFVRAQGGTYSLAGALAAVYGVANAVGQPVLGRLVDLHGQPRVQLPAAVLAAASMAVFAFCGTAPLPLAYAAVGAAGLFTPPLEGGLRALWPSVLRGEERVHTAYSLDAIAQEIMFTVGPLLVTLCVSLWDERAALLVLNLLGVLGALSVVVSPPSRAWRSAPREAHWLGALRSPGLLALLGAFLFVGIALGSITVASVSYADGHGGDAVYGWMMAGLGLGALVGGSVYGARAWRGAPERRLRVLVASLAVCYLPLTLTPRAVPMVLLSVLSGVFLAPCIACAFIIVDRHAPSGTVTEAFSWLVTTFTVGASVGTGVAGPVVQAGGTVWGFAVPGAAGAVSLLVLLAAGRVLTAPVRSGVVASSSENDPNRAVEPRFSSGDRA; translated from the coding sequence ATGGCCACGGGCTATCTGGAGGTGCTCCGGGCGCGGCACGCGCTCCGGCTGCTCACCGGCACCCTGGTGGGGCGGCTGCCGAACGCGACGGCCGCGATCGCGCTGGTGCTGTTCGTGCGGGCGCAAGGAGGCACCTACAGCCTCGCGGGCGCTCTGGCGGCCGTCTACGGCGTCGCCAACGCGGTCGGCCAGCCGGTGCTGGGCCGGCTGGTGGACCTGCACGGCCAGCCGCGCGTGCAGCTGCCGGCGGCTGTTCTGGCGGCCGCGTCGATGGCGGTGTTCGCCTTCTGCGGCACCGCTCCGCTGCCGCTGGCGTACGCGGCGGTGGGGGCGGCGGGCCTGTTCACGCCGCCGCTGGAGGGCGGCCTGCGGGCGCTGTGGCCGTCGGTGCTGCGCGGGGAGGAGCGGGTCCACACGGCGTACTCCCTGGACGCGATCGCGCAGGAGATCATGTTCACGGTGGGGCCGCTGCTGGTGACGCTGTGCGTGTCGCTGTGGGACGAGCGTGCGGCGCTGCTGGTGCTGAACCTGCTGGGCGTGCTGGGCGCGCTGTCGGTGGTGGTGTCGCCGCCTTCGCGCGCGTGGCGGTCGGCGCCGCGTGAGGCGCACTGGCTGGGCGCCCTGCGGTCGCCGGGCCTGCTGGCCCTGCTGGGCGCCTTTCTGTTCGTGGGGATCGCGCTGGGTTCCATCACGGTGGCGTCCGTGTCGTACGCCGACGGTCACGGCGGTGACGCCGTGTACGGCTGGATGATGGCGGGGCTGGGGCTCGGCGCGCTGGTGGGCGGCTCGGTGTACGGGGCCCGTGCCTGGCGTGGTGCGCCGGAGCGGCGACTGCGGGTGCTGGTGGCGTCTCTGGCGGTGTGTTACCTGCCGCTCACGCTGACACCGCGGGCGGTGCCCATGGTGCTGCTGTCGGTGCTCTCCGGGGTGTTCCTGGCGCCGTGCATCGCCTGCGCGTTCATCATCGTGGACCGGCACGCGCCGAGCGGGACGGTGACGGAGGCGTTCTCGTGGCTCGTGACGACGTTCACGGTGGGCGCGTCGGTGGGGACGGGCGTGGCGGGGCCGGTGGTCCAGGCGGGTGGCACCGTGTGGGGGTTCGCGGTTCCGGGCGCGGCGGGAGCGGTGTCGTTGCTGGTGCTGCTGGCCGCGGGGCGGGTCCTCACAGCTCCGGTGCGGAGCGGGGTCGTTGCGTCTTCATCGGAAAATGATCCAAATCGTGCTGTCGAACCCCGTTTCAGCTCGGGGGATCGGGCGTAA